The genome window GAAGGCCCGCAGTTACACCTCGCCGGTTGCCACTGCGTCCTATGTCGCGGTGGGAGCGCGTGATTCATATATGTATTTCTTCGACCTCGAACAAGGCGAACGAATCAACGCTTACAAGTTCGAGTCGCCGGTGGCGCAGAGCCCGATGATTTCCAACAAGATTCTCTACTCCGCGGCCGGTCCTGATGAGAATTTTGTCACCGGGATCAACCTGATCAATGGCAAGCCGGTGTTCAAAAAACGATATCCGGATGTGCAGGCCCCGGTCGTCGGTGATCAGCAGTTTCTGTATTTCGGCGATCATGCCGGAATCTTCTACTGTATCGACAAATACTCCGGCACCGAGATGTGGTCGTTTAAAACCGAGGGACAGATTCTCAATGCTCCAGCGATATATGACGGTGTGATCTATTTTGGCTCGCTGGATGAAAACCTTTATGCGCTCGATAAAGAGAGCGGTGATCTGATCTGGTCGGCTTCACCGGGTGGCGCGCTCAATTCCGCGCCGGCTGTCGATTCAATAGCGGTTTACATCGGCTCATACGACGGTCATATTTACACTCTGGATATCTCTGACGGCAGTCTGATCTGGAAGAGTGAAACCGGCGCGCAGATTACGTCATCGCCGGTTATAGATGATTACAATGTTTATATAGGTTCCAATGATCGCAGTATGTACTGTCTCGAAAAATCTACCGGACGCCGGGTATGGGATTTTCCGTCGGATGGCGCGATCAATTCAGCTCCATTGGTCTTGGAGGATGTGGTTGTGTTTGGTTCGATCGATGGACGCATGTATATGCTCGACAAAAACACCGGGGCACTGATATTCTCGCATGAGACCGAGGATATGATCCGTTCCTCACCGATCTATTTCAACGGCAAAATCTTCGTCTCCTCCCTCGACAAACATCTGTATTGCTTCAGCAGGTAAGTTTGATATCGTCATTTCGGCCGATCCGGCTTCTGCCGGAGAGCAGAGAAATCTTCGTTTAATCGTCAAATGAGATTGATTTGTTATGGCAGGTCTTGAGCGCTCTACGTAGTCGAGAAATTGTGACCTGCCAT of Candidatus Zixiibacteriota bacterium contains these proteins:
- a CDS encoding PQQ-binding-like beta-propeller repeat protein, whose amino-acid sequence is MEFLMRKCVIVILLGLFVAMISSCAPTFKKFRTINNAPDEWSMFRNSLRGYYQKDVYGSDIRSLAWKGEMKARSYTSPVATASYVAVGARDSYMYFFDLEQGERINAYKFESPVAQSPMISNKILYSAAGPDENFVTGINLINGKPVFKKRYPDVQAPVVGDQQFLYFGDHAGIFYCIDKYSGTEMWSFKTEGQILNAPAIYDGVIYFGSLDENLYALDKESGDLIWSASPGGALNSAPAVDSIAVYIGSYDGHIYTLDISDGSLIWKSETGAQITSSPVIDDYNVYIGSNDRSMYCLEKSTGRRVWDFPSDGAINSAPLVLEDVVVFGSIDGRMYMLDKNTGALIFSHETEDMIRSSPIYFNGKIFVSSLDKHLYCFSR